In a genomic window of Candidatus Polarisedimenticolaceae bacterium:
- the mfd gene encoding transcription-repair coupling factor: protein MDAAHALFAPLVGDPTFLEIERRLASRAPRTAVAGLVEGARAVVLALLRARAGRQLLVVVPDDAAAESWRRDLAAAFTLAAGESSAVAMFPAFDADPWDDIAPHPEVGRERVIALSRLARREIGVLLVPARALLDPLPAPEEIAARVRVLRVGDALAPDRFVLQAIRWGYRRVDVVAAPGEVSRRGGIVDIFPVESEEPVRIELFGETIESLRRFDTDHQRSTGALDRAVVGAVIESPATDEAVERLARWIEDAAARARSADAPVLPLRERLEILRTEGYFPGLEALAALTASRPTDLFEHAPGFALVVDEPERVAEEIARSAHERRVAYEQAGTRILPPPDVLALDPRRVLARLDAWDLALQELRGDPPAGVEAALELPGRGARSYAGRLGELAGAVGAEVRRGVRVVCVMRTAGSARRLAEVFGEYALPHALAADDGAIPAEAWAPGGLFVVVGGLRHGFELPAQALVVLSEREIFGEEARPAERRTRSKAAFVSDFRDLRIGDLVVHVDHGVARYTGLGRPKGGSLNRDFMVLEFSGGDRLFVPVDRLDLVQKYSGVAGSTPTLDKLGGPGWERVKSRVRKSVESMAKELLELYARRRAATGHAFSPDTTWQGELEASFPYALTPDQVRALAEVKADMESPHPMDRLLVGDVGFGKTEVAVRAAFKAVMDGRQVALLAPTTVLAAQHHETLRERFAPFPVKVGMVSRFRSSGEVRESLRALSTGELDVVVGTHRLLSKDVSFRNLGLLVVDEEQRFGVADKERLKRLSLGIDVLSMTATPIPRTLQMSLAGVRDLSIIETPPPGRSAIQTYLIPFRKNVVAQAIRQELRRQGQVYFVHNRVETIPALVRALREMVPEARIVVGHGQMNDRELERVMLQFIHHEADVFVSTTIVENGLDIPAANTIVVNRADRFGLAQLYQLRGRVGRSEQRAYAYFLIPGRHVLTEVARRRLRALQEFSDLGSGFRLAAADLEIRGAGEFLGARQHGHIASLGFDLYTQMLERAVSELRGEAAPERAPATLHLGIDIKIPESFIPDVGDRLALYKRLSAARAEADVDTLQADTEDRRGHLPAAGKHLFDLARLRLVADRLGVRSVDLVEGRFQIRFHDAAQLDPARLVDLLARERGTWTSSGMMIVPAPSGAGERIRAAREMLERLGEAAA, encoded by the coding sequence ATGGACGCGGCGCACGCGCTGTTCGCTCCGCTCGTCGGAGATCCGACCTTCCTCGAGATCGAGCGGCGGCTGGCCTCGCGCGCGCCGCGAACGGCGGTGGCGGGGCTCGTGGAGGGGGCCCGTGCGGTCGTGCTCGCGCTGCTTCGCGCGCGCGCCGGACGGCAACTCCTCGTGGTCGTCCCGGACGACGCGGCGGCGGAGAGCTGGCGCCGCGACCTCGCGGCGGCCTTTACGCTCGCGGCGGGGGAGAGCTCCGCGGTCGCGATGTTCCCCGCCTTCGACGCGGATCCGTGGGACGACATCGCGCCTCACCCCGAGGTCGGCCGGGAGCGGGTCATCGCGTTGTCGAGGCTCGCCCGGCGCGAGATCGGCGTCCTCCTGGTTCCGGCCCGCGCCCTGCTGGATCCGCTTCCGGCTCCGGAGGAGATCGCGGCGCGGGTGCGCGTCCTGCGCGTCGGGGACGCGCTCGCCCCCGATCGGTTCGTCCTCCAGGCGATCCGCTGGGGGTACCGGCGGGTCGACGTCGTGGCCGCGCCCGGGGAGGTCAGCCGCCGCGGCGGCATCGTGGACATCTTCCCCGTGGAGTCCGAGGAGCCGGTCCGGATCGAGCTGTTCGGCGAGACGATCGAGTCGCTGCGGCGGTTCGACACGGACCACCAGCGCTCGACGGGCGCGCTCGACCGCGCCGTCGTCGGCGCCGTCATCGAGAGCCCGGCCACCGACGAGGCGGTGGAGCGTCTCGCGCGGTGGATCGAGGACGCCGCCGCGCGGGCCCGCAGCGCCGATGCGCCCGTGCTCCCCCTGCGGGAACGGCTCGAGATCCTCCGCACCGAGGGGTACTTCCCCGGGCTCGAGGCGCTCGCCGCGCTCACCGCGTCGCGCCCGACCGACCTGTTCGAGCACGCGCCCGGCTTCGCGCTCGTCGTCGACGAGCCCGAGCGCGTCGCCGAGGAGATCGCACGCTCCGCGCACGAGCGCCGCGTGGCCTACGAGCAGGCGGGCACGCGGATCCTCCCTCCGCCCGACGTCCTCGCACTCGACCCACGACGCGTGCTGGCGCGGCTGGACGCGTGGGACCTGGCGCTCCAGGAGCTTCGCGGCGATCCGCCGGCGGGGGTGGAGGCGGCGCTCGAGCTCCCGGGCCGCGGCGCGCGATCCTACGCCGGGCGCCTGGGCGAGCTCGCCGGCGCGGTCGGCGCGGAGGTGCGCCGGGGCGTGCGCGTCGTGTGCGTGATGCGCACCGCCGGGAGCGCCAGGCGGCTCGCCGAGGTGTTCGGCGAGTACGCGCTGCCGCACGCCCTCGCCGCCGACGACGGTGCGATCCCGGCCGAGGCCTGGGCCCCGGGCGGACTGTTCGTCGTCGTCGGCGGGTTGCGCCACGGCTTCGAGCTGCCGGCCCAGGCGCTCGTGGTGCTGTCGGAGCGCGAGATCTTCGGCGAGGAGGCCCGCCCCGCGGAGCGCCGGACGCGCTCGAAGGCGGCGTTCGTCTCCGACTTCCGCGACCTCAGGATCGGGGATCTCGTGGTCCACGTGGACCACGGCGTCGCGCGGTACACCGGACTGGGACGTCCCAAGGGCGGGTCGCTCAACCGCGACTTCATGGTCCTCGAATTCTCGGGAGGCGACCGCCTCTTCGTCCCCGTCGATCGCCTCGACCTCGTGCAGAAGTACAGCGGCGTCGCGGGGTCGACGCCGACCCTCGACAAGCTCGGCGGCCCGGGGTGGGAGCGGGTCAAGTCCAGGGTCCGCAAGTCGGTCGAGTCGATGGCGAAGGAGCTCCTCGAGCTTTACGCACGCAGGCGCGCCGCCACGGGCCATGCGTTTTCGCCCGACACGACGTGGCAGGGGGAGCTCGAGGCGTCGTTCCCGTACGCCCTGACGCCGGACCAGGTGCGCGCGCTCGCCGAGGTGAAGGCCGACATGGAGTCGCCGCACCCGATGGATCGCCTGCTCGTCGGCGACGTCGGCTTCGGGAAGACCGAGGTCGCGGTGCGCGCGGCGTTCAAGGCGGTGATGGACGGCCGCCAGGTCGCCCTCCTCGCGCCGACCACCGTGCTCGCCGCCCAGCACCACGAGACGCTGCGCGAACGCTTCGCGCCGTTTCCCGTGAAGGTGGGGATGGTCTCGCGGTTCCGGTCGAGCGGAGAGGTGCGCGAGTCCCTCCGGGCCCTGTCGACCGGAGAGCTGGACGTCGTCGTCGGCACGCACCGCCTCCTGTCGAAGGACGTCTCCTTCCGCAACCTGGGCCTGCTCGTCGTCGACGAGGAGCAGCGGTTCGGCGTGGCCGACAAGGAGCGGCTCAAGCGCCTGTCGCTGGGAATCGACGTGCTCTCCATGACGGCGACCCCGATTCCCAGGACCCTCCAGATGTCGCTCGCGGGCGTGCGCGACCTCTCCATCATCGAAACCCCGCCGCCGGGCCGGTCGGCGATTCAGACCTACCTGATCCCGTTCCGCAAGAACGTGGTGGCGCAGGCCATCCGCCAGGAGCTCCGGCGCCAGGGCCAGGTCTACTTCGTGCACAACCGCGTCGAGACGATCCCGGCGCTGGTCCGCGCGCTGCGCGAGATGGTGCCCGAGGCGCGCATCGTGGTCGGGCACGGCCAGATGAACGACCGGGAGCTCGAGCGCGTGATGCTCCAGTTCATCCACCACGAGGCGGACGTCTTCGTCTCGACGACGATCGTGGAGAACGGGCTCGACATTCCCGCGGCCAACACGATCGTGGTGAACCGCGCCGACCGCTTCGGGCTGGCCCAGCTCTACCAGCTGCGCGGCCGGGTGGGCCGCTCCGAGCAGCGCGCGTACGCCTATTTCCTCATCCCCGGCCGGCACGTCCTGACCGAGGTGGCCCGGCGACGGCTTCGTGCCCTCCAGGAGTTCAGCGACCTCGGCTCCGGATTCCGGCTGGCCGCGGCCGACCTCGAGATCCGCGGAGCGGGGGAGTTCCTCGGCGCGCGCCAGCACGGACATATCGCGAGCCTTGGATTCGATCTCTACACGCAGATGCTCGAGCGGGCGGTTTCGGAGCTGCGCGGCGAGGCGGCTCCCGAGCGAGCGCCCGCCACCCTCCATCTCGGCATCGACATCAAGATCCCGGAGAGCTTCATCCCCGACGTGGGGGACCGGCTCGCATTGTACAAGCGGCTCTCGGCCGCGCGGGCGGAGGCCGACGTCGACACGCTGCAGGCCGACACGGAGGACCGTCGGGGGCACCTTCCCGCCGCCGGGAAACACCTGTTCGACCTCGCGCGCCTGCGCCTGGTCGCCGACCGGCTCGGCGTCCGGAGCGTGGACCTCGTCGAGGGCCGATTCCAGATCCGATTCCACGATGCCGCGCAGCTGGACCCCGCGCGGCTCGTCGATCTGCTCGCACGGGAGCGCGGGACCTGGACCTCTTCGGGCATGATGATCGTCCCGGCTCCCTCCGGGGCGGGGGAGCGCATCCGGGCCGCCCGCGAGATGCTCGAGCGGCTCGGGGAGGCGGCAGCATGA
- a CDS encoding dolichyl-phosphate beta-glucosyltransferase has product MNPEPAGRPFLTVVVPAYNEERRLGASLERIAGWLESRGIDGELVVVDDGSSDGTARVAADQLKGRRGRVLRQPENRGKGAAVRRGVLEAHGRWVLLSDADLSSPIEEYDTLAAAARERDADVAIGSRGLPESKVEVRQNLVRQTMGKTFNLAIRTMTGLPFRDTQCGFKLMDRERVRPLFEKMVVDRFAFDVEFLFLCRKFGLAVVEVPVVWRNAPGSKVSIFRDPLNMLADVARVRWRFRRGRYNPEATAPRA; this is encoded by the coding sequence ATGAATCCGGAGCCGGCGGGCCGGCCCTTCCTGACGGTCGTGGTGCCCGCGTACAACGAGGAGCGGCGGCTCGGGGCGTCGCTCGAGCGCATCGCCGGGTGGCTGGAGTCCCGCGGCATCGACGGCGAGCTCGTGGTCGTCGACGACGGCTCCTCCGACGGGACCGCCCGAGTGGCCGCCGACCAGCTCAAGGGCCGTCGGGGCCGCGTGCTCCGGCAGCCCGAGAATCGCGGGAAGGGCGCCGCGGTCCGGCGAGGCGTGCTCGAGGCCCACGGCCGATGGGTGCTCCTCAGCGATGCGGACCTCTCGTCGCCGATCGAGGAGTACGACACGCTCGCCGCCGCCGCGCGCGAGCGCGACGCGGACGTCGCCATCGGCTCGCGCGGGCTTCCGGAGTCGAAGGTCGAGGTCCGCCAGAACCTCGTCCGCCAGACGATGGGCAAGACCTTCAACCTCGCGATCCGCACCATGACGGGTCTTCCCTTCCGCGACACCCAGTGCGGTTTCAAGCTGATGGATCGGGAGCGCGTGCGCCCGCTGTTCGAGAAGATGGTCGTGGACCGGTTCGCCTTCGACGTCGAGTTCCTGTTCCTGTGCCGGAAGTTCGGCCTCGCCGTCGTCGAGGTCCCGGTCGTCTGGCGCAACGCGCCGGGCTCGAAGGTCAGCATCTTCCGCGACCCGCTCAACATGCTGGCGGACGTCGCCCGCGTGCGGTGGCGCTTCCGTCGCGGTCGGTACAACCCCGAAGCGACCGCTCCCCGGGCCTGA
- a CDS encoding ABC transporter substrate-binding protein, with translation MRKAVALPLALAALAAGACSREVRVAAVISTTGAASSYGEKVARGIELARRELDAEAGWFGRRFVVLSDDDRTLPSHGVEVLRARIERDGVRLAIGAVTSPVSLALAETCESRGVVLVSPSASAPELSQAGEFVFRVAPSDTLEGNAMAEFARDLGLSRVAVLAVAGAYGDGLRSTFRRRFEGPRRRIVAGISFTEVDAAVLDAMAAEVVAARPDGVYLGAYEAEAAAITRRLREAGFRGVILASSAIGAEFAARAGSAAEGTVFPRFDFDPESTELPTREFVEHYRAEYGETPGPEAAQGYDAMRVLAKAVHDAGSSDPDAVRLALSAMRDHVGATGRIAFDANGDVQRYPRLYVIRRGTPVPYELFIEQGGAIPGSVP, from the coding sequence GTGAGGAAGGCCGTCGCTCTTCCGCTCGCGCTCGCGGCTCTCGCCGCCGGTGCGTGCTCGCGCGAGGTCCGTGTGGCCGCCGTCATCTCCACGACGGGGGCGGCCTCCTCGTACGGCGAGAAGGTGGCCCGAGGCATCGAGCTCGCGCGCCGGGAGCTCGACGCGGAGGCCGGCTGGTTCGGCCGCCGCTTCGTGGTGCTCTCCGACGACGACCGGACCCTGCCCTCGCACGGCGTCGAGGTCCTTCGCGCGCGCATCGAACGCGACGGCGTGCGACTGGCCATCGGCGCGGTGACGTCTCCCGTGTCGCTGGCCCTGGCCGAAACCTGCGAGTCGCGCGGGGTGGTCCTCGTGTCGCCCTCCGCCTCGGCGCCGGAGCTCTCCCAGGCGGGGGAGTTCGTCTTCCGCGTCGCGCCGTCGGACACACTCGAGGGAAACGCGATGGCGGAGTTCGCCCGGGACCTCGGCCTGTCGAGGGTCGCCGTCCTCGCCGTCGCGGGAGCCTACGGCGACGGACTTCGCTCGACCTTCAGGCGCCGCTTCGAAGGCCCGCGCCGTCGCATCGTTGCGGGGATCTCGTTCACCGAGGTCGACGCGGCGGTGCTCGACGCGATGGCGGCGGAGGTCGTCGCGGCGCGTCCCGACGGCGTCTACCTGGGCGCCTACGAGGCGGAGGCGGCCGCCATCACGCGCCGGCTGCGGGAGGCGGGCTTCCGCGGCGTGATCCTGGCGAGCTCCGCGATCGGCGCCGAGTTCGCGGCGCGGGCCGGGTCCGCGGCCGAGGGGACGGTTTTTCCGCGGTTCGACTTCGATCCGGAGTCGACCGAGCTCCCCACGCGCGAGTTCGTCGAGCATTACCGGGCCGAATACGGCGAGACCCCGGGTCCGGAGGCGGCCCAGGGATACGACGCCATGCGCGTCCTCGCGAAGGCGGTTCACGACGCGGGATCGTCGGACCCGGACGCGGTTCGTCTCGCCCTCTCGGCGATGCGCGACCACGTCGGCGCGACGGGTCGCATCGCGTTCGACGCCAACGGCGACGTCCAGCGCTACCCCCGCCTTTACGTGATCCGTCGCGGCACGCCCGTGCCGTACGAGCTCTTCATCGAGCAGGGGGGGGCGATCCCGGGGAGCGTTCCATGA
- a CDS encoding F0F1 ATP synthase subunit epsilon produces MITLEVVTPERLVLSEPVDEAVLPGAEGYFGVLPGHAPLLAALGTGELEYRKGAAKRWLAVAGGFVEVLSDRISVMAENCEPAEEIDAARAREDLRRAEEALKNKDVSDRDRARSEHRLRKAAARLQVAGRVRSE; encoded by the coding sequence GTGATCACCCTCGAGGTCGTCACGCCCGAGCGGCTCGTCCTCTCCGAGCCGGTCGACGAGGCGGTGCTCCCCGGGGCCGAGGGTTATTTCGGCGTCCTGCCGGGCCACGCGCCGCTGCTGGCGGCGCTCGGCACGGGGGAGCTCGAGTACCGCAAGGGGGCCGCGAAGCGCTGGCTGGCGGTCGCGGGCGGCTTCGTCGAGGTTCTCTCCGACCGCATCAGCGTGATGGCGGAGAACTGCGAGCCGGCCGAGGAGATCGACGCGGCCCGCGCGCGCGAGGACCTGCGCCGCGCGGAGGAGGCCTTGAAGAACAAGGACGTCTCGGACCGCGACCGCGCGCGCTCCGAGCACCGCCTCCGCAAGGCCGCAGCCCGACTGCAGGTCGCCGGACGCGTGCGGAGCGAGTGA
- the atpD gene encoding F0F1 ATP synthase subunit beta, which produces MSNFGKVVQVIGPVVDVEFGEDHLPSIYNAVRIVDDGTGTGIKIDVTCEVEQHLGQNRVRCVSMEPTDGMVRGMKAEDLGQPISVPVGEATLGRVINVIGNPVDKLGPVASSERWPIHREPPTFEEQSTKIEMFETGIKVVDLLEPYMKGGKVGLFGGAGVGKTVLIMELINNVAMKHGGYSVFAGVGERTREGNDLWLEMQESGVINTSDRSKSKVSLIYGQMTEPPGARLRVALTGLTVAEYFRDVNHQDVLLFIDNIFRFTQAGSEVSALLGRMPSAVGYQPNLATEMGELQERITSTTKGSITSVQAIYVPADDYTDPAPATTFAHLDASTNLSRQISELGIYPAVDPLASTSRILDPRIVGDEHYGVARAVQGVLQRYKDLQDIIAILGMDELSDDDKLTVARARKLQRFLSQPFYVAEQFTGMEGRYVKVADTIKGFREIVEGKHDDLPEQAFLYVGTIEEAREKAEKLKAGVA; this is translated from the coding sequence ATGAGCAATTTCGGCAAGGTCGTTCAGGTCATCGGCCCGGTGGTGGACGTCGAGTTCGGCGAAGACCACCTTCCGTCCATCTACAACGCCGTCCGGATCGTGGACGACGGCACCGGGACGGGGATCAAGATCGACGTGACCTGCGAAGTCGAGCAGCACCTCGGCCAGAACCGGGTCCGATGCGTCTCGATGGAGCCCACCGACGGCATGGTGCGCGGCATGAAGGCCGAGGACCTCGGGCAGCCGATCTCGGTGCCGGTGGGCGAGGCCACCCTCGGTCGCGTCATCAACGTGATCGGGAACCCCGTCGACAAGCTCGGCCCCGTGGCGTCGAGCGAGCGCTGGCCGATCCACCGCGAGCCGCCGACCTTCGAGGAACAGTCCACCAAGATCGAGATGTTCGAGACGGGCATCAAGGTCGTCGACCTTCTCGAGCCGTACATGAAGGGCGGCAAGGTCGGCCTGTTCGGCGGCGCGGGCGTCGGCAAGACGGTGCTGATCATGGAGCTGATTAACAACGTCGCCATGAAGCACGGCGGCTACTCCGTGTTCGCCGGCGTCGGAGAGCGCACCCGCGAGGGGAACGACCTCTGGCTCGAGATGCAGGAGTCCGGCGTCATCAACACGTCGGACCGCTCGAAGTCCAAGGTGTCGCTGATCTACGGCCAGATGACCGAGCCGCCCGGGGCGCGGCTCCGGGTCGCCCTCACCGGTCTCACGGTCGCCGAGTACTTCCGCGACGTGAACCACCAGGACGTGCTGCTGTTCATCGACAACATCTTCCGCTTCACGCAGGCGGGCTCGGAAGTGTCGGCGCTGCTCGGCCGCATGCCGAGCGCCGTCGGGTATCAGCCCAACCTCGCGACCGAGATGGGCGAGCTCCAGGAGCGGATCACCTCGACCACCAAGGGCTCGATCACCTCCGTGCAGGCGATCTACGTTCCCGCCGACGATTACACGGACCCCGCGCCGGCGACGACGTTCGCCCACCTCGACGCGTCGACCAACCTCTCGCGGCAGATCTCCGAGCTGGGCATCTACCCCGCGGTGGATCCGCTCGCGTCGACCTCGCGCATCCTCGACCCGCGCATCGTCGGCGACGAGCACTACGGCGTCGCCCGCGCGGTCCAGGGGGTCCTCCAGCGCTACAAGGACCTCCAGGACATCATCGCGATCCTCGGGATGGACGAGCTGTCGGACGACGACAAGCTCACCGTCGCCCGCGCGCGCAAGCTGCAGCGGTTCCTCTCGCAGCCCTTCTACGTCGCCGAGCAGTTCACCGGAATGGAAGGCCGCTACGTGAAGGTGGCCGACACGATCAAGGGCTTCCGCGAAATCGTCGAAGGCAAACACGACGACCTCCCCGAGCAGGCGTTCCTCTACGTGGGCACGATCGAAGAGGCGCGCGAGAAGGCCGAGAAACTCAAGGCGGGCGTCGCGTGA
- the atpG gene encoding ATP synthase F1 subunit gamma — protein sequence MAKTQHLKRRIRSVKNTMQVTRAMKMVSAARLRRAQDRIIAARPYARRMNEVLHSLAANANREMHPLLAVRPEERIDVVVIASDRGLCGSFNGTIMKTGAAFLDRQTGKDAGVFPVGRKSREFFRKRGTKIRHEWSDVLRKLDYPVAQEIANLLMDRFESGATDAVYVVYNEFRSAIVQKPVVERLLPIEGPDLGKVATATGSEEHLFEPSAQQLFEALLPLHVTTQVYRALMESAAAEHGARMTAMDSATKNAKELIDRLTLRMNRVRQASITTEIIEVVSGAQALG from the coding sequence ATGGCGAAGACCCAGCACCTCAAGCGCCGCATCCGTTCGGTCAAGAACACGATGCAGGTGACGCGCGCGATGAAGATGGTCTCGGCGGCGCGTCTGCGGCGCGCCCAGGACCGCATCATCGCGGCGCGCCCGTACGCCCGGCGCATGAACGAGGTGTTGCACTCGCTCGCGGCGAACGCGAATCGTGAGATGCACCCGCTCCTCGCGGTCCGGCCGGAGGAGCGGATCGACGTCGTCGTCATCGCGTCGGACCGGGGCCTCTGCGGCTCGTTCAACGGCACGATCATGAAGACGGGCGCCGCCTTCCTGGACCGGCAGACCGGCAAGGACGCCGGCGTCTTCCCCGTCGGACGCAAGTCCCGGGAGTTCTTCCGGAAACGCGGGACGAAGATCCGCCACGAGTGGTCCGACGTCCTCCGGAAGCTCGATTACCCCGTCGCGCAGGAGATCGCGAATCTCCTGATGGACCGGTTCGAGAGCGGCGCGACGGACGCCGTCTACGTCGTCTACAACGAGTTCCGCTCCGCGATCGTGCAGAAGCCGGTGGTCGAGCGCCTGCTTCCGATCGAAGGACCGGATCTCGGCAAGGTCGCGACGGCGACGGGCTCGGAGGAACACCTCTTCGAGCCGTCCGCGCAGCAGCTCTTCGAGGCGCTGCTGCCGCTGCACGTCACGACGCAGGTTTATCGCGCGCTGATGGAGTCCGCCGCCGCCGAGCACGGCGCGCGCATGACCGCGATGGACTCGGCCACGAAGAACGCGAAAGAGCTGATCGATCGCCTGACGCTGCGCATGAACCGGGTGCGCCAGGCTTCGATCACCACGGAGATCATCGAGGTCGTCTCCGGCGCGCAGGCGCTGGGTTGA
- the atpA gene encoding F0F1 ATP synthase subunit alpha → MQIKVDEISKIIRQQIEGYDRQTDLAEVGTIVTVGDGIGRIYGLEKCMSGELLELPHGVMGMALNLEEDSVGAVLLGETTLIKEGDQVRRTGKIMQVPAGEALVGRVVTPLGVPIDGKGAIPTTMAMPIERIAPGVVDRTPVKEPLQTGLKAIDGMIPIGRGQRELIIGDRQTGKTAIALDTIINQKGKDVVCIYVAIGQKQSTIAQVVRTLEENGAMDYTIVVAAPAASPAPMQFLAPYGGCAMGEYFQFHGKDGKPASRTNPGRAVLCIYDDLSKQAAAYREISLLLRRPPGREAYPGDVFYLHSRLLERAAKLNDDGGGGSLTALPIIETQAGDISAYIPTNVISITDGQIFLESDLFYSGVRPAVNVGLSVSRVGGNAQIKAMKQVAGTLRLALAQYRELAAFAQFGSDLDKATQAQLARGRRLVEILKQPQYAPLPVEKQVVIIYAGTSGLLDDVDVADLQAFEAGLYKHLDLHHKDLLQDLVKKGSLDDAIRERIGKAVQAHKAEFLAQRTVAG, encoded by the coding sequence ATGCAGATCAAGGTCGACGAGATCAGCAAGATCATCCGGCAGCAGATCGAGGGGTACGACCGGCAGACCGACCTCGCGGAGGTCGGCACCATCGTGACCGTGGGTGACGGCATCGGCCGCATCTACGGCCTCGAGAAGTGCATGTCCGGCGAGCTCCTGGAGCTTCCGCACGGCGTGATGGGCATGGCCCTGAACCTCGAAGAGGACTCGGTCGGAGCCGTGCTGCTCGGAGAGACCACCCTGATCAAGGAGGGGGACCAGGTCCGTCGCACGGGCAAGATCATGCAGGTCCCTGCGGGCGAGGCCCTGGTCGGGCGCGTGGTCACCCCCCTGGGCGTTCCCATCGACGGCAAGGGCGCGATCCCGACGACGATGGCGATGCCGATCGAGCGGATCGCTCCCGGCGTCGTCGATCGCACCCCGGTCAAGGAGCCCCTGCAGACCGGGCTCAAGGCGATCGACGGCATGATCCCGATCGGCCGCGGCCAGCGCGAGCTCATCATCGGGGACCGGCAGACCGGAAAGACCGCGATCGCCCTCGACACGATCATCAACCAGAAGGGCAAGGACGTCGTCTGCATCTACGTCGCCATCGGCCAGAAGCAGTCGACGATCGCCCAGGTGGTCCGGACGCTCGAAGAGAACGGCGCGATGGACTACACCATCGTGGTCGCCGCTCCCGCCGCCTCTCCCGCGCCGATGCAGTTCCTCGCCCCCTACGGCGGCTGCGCGATGGGGGAGTACTTCCAGTTCCACGGCAAGGACGGCAAGCCCGCCTCCAGGACGAATCCGGGCCGCGCCGTGCTGTGCATCTACGACGACCTCTCGAAGCAGGCGGCGGCCTACCGGGAGATCTCGCTGCTCCTTCGTCGTCCGCCCGGCCGCGAGGCGTACCCGGGAGACGTCTTCTACCTGCACTCGCGCCTGCTCGAGCGCGCCGCGAAGCTCAACGACGACGGCGGCGGCGGTTCGCTGACCGCGCTTCCGATCATCGAGACGCAGGCCGGCGACATCTCGGCGTACATCCCCACGAACGTGATCTCGATCACCGACGGCCAGATCTTCCTGGAATCGGACCTCTTCTACTCGGGGGTGCGCCCCGCGGTGAACGTCGGACTGTCCGTCAGCCGCGTCGGCGGCAACGCGCAGATCAAGGCGATGAAGCAGGTCGCCGGAACGCTGCGCCTGGCCCTCGCGCAGTACCGGGAGCTCGCCGCGTTCGCGCAGTTCGGCTCGGACCTCGACAAGGCCACGCAGGCCCAGCTCGCCCGCGGCCGTCGCCTCGTCGAGATCCTTAAGCAGCCGCAGTACGCGCCGCTGCCGGTCGAGAAGCAGGTCGTCATCATCTACGCCGGGACGAGCGGACTGCTCGACGACGTCGACGTGGCCGACCTGCAGGCCTTCGAGGCCGGCCTCTACAAGCACCTCGACCTCCACCACAAGGACCTGCTGCAGGACCTCGTGAAGAAGGGATCGCTCGACGACGCGATCCGCGAGCGCATCGGCAAGGCCGTGCAGGCCCACAAGGCCGAGTTCCTCGCGCAGCGGACCGTGGCGGGCTGA
- the atpH gene encoding ATP synthase F1 subunit delta: MKDRNLAARYARALLAALPDERAAEAADTFLSALAEAFETSPELRDVFLNPAVGREQRKQILAALTEGRGVVREVRNFLFTVADHGRLSAIPTIAVMFREARERYIGVVPAVVTTASGMAPDLLERLSTSLDRLSGRKVRLEMKVDPAVLGGAVTQVGSTIYDGSVRTQLSRLRRRMAEE, translated from the coding sequence ATGAAGGATCGCAATCTCGCGGCGCGCTACGCCCGGGCCCTCCTCGCCGCGCTTCCCGACGAACGCGCCGCCGAGGCGGCGGACACGTTCCTCAGCGCCCTGGCGGAGGCCTTCGAAACCTCCCCGGAGCTTCGCGACGTGTTCCTCAATCCCGCGGTCGGCCGCGAGCAGCGCAAGCAGATCCTCGCCGCGTTGACCGAGGGGCGCGGGGTCGTGCGTGAGGTGCGGAACTTCCTCTTCACCGTGGCGGATCACGGGAGGCTCTCGGCGATCCCGACCATCGCCGTGATGTTCCGGGAGGCGCGGGAGCGGTACATCGGGGTGGTTCCGGCGGTCGTGACCACCGCCTCGGGGATGGCCCCGGACCTCCTCGAGCGCCTCTCGACCTCCCTCGACAGACTCTCCGGGCGCAAGGTGCGCCTCGAAATGAAGGTGGACCCCGCGGTGCTCGGAGGGGCCGTCACCCAGGTCGGATCGACGATTTACGACGGAAGCGTTCGAACCCAGCTCAGCCGCCTGCGCCGCAGGATGGCCGAGGAGTAG
- a CDS encoding polymer-forming cytoskeletal protein, with the protein MLGRKTRNEAAPDEILGFLGEGTLLEGDLNVRGVLRVDGEIRGKIESSSALIVGPHGVIESQELRVATLCVAGVVRGTLHVRERLEIQPGGRVIGHVVLETKGLVIAPGGQFEGTVEMPEDAAASA; encoded by the coding sequence ATGCTCGGACGAAAGACCCGGAACGAAGCGGCTCCCGACGAGATCCTCGGCTTCCTCGGCGAAGGCACCCTCCTCGAGGGCGACCTGAACGTCCGAGGAGTCCTTCGCGTCGACGGCGAGATTCGCGGCAAGATCGAATCGTCTTCCGCGCTCATCGTCGGACCGCACGGCGTGATCGAGTCGCAGGAGCTTCGCGTGGCGACGTTGTGCGTCGCCGGCGTCGTTCGCGGAACGCTCCACGTCCGCGAGCGTCTCGAGATCCAGCCGGGAGGACGGGTCATCGGGCACGTCGTGCTCGAGACCAAGGGCTTGGTCATCGCCCCCGGCGGACAGTTCGAAGGCACCGTCGAGATGCCGGAGGACGCAGCCGCCTCGGCTTGA